In a single window of the Bacteroidota bacterium genome:
- a CDS encoding T9SS type A sorting domain-containing protein, whose product MRPLQFLILMCVLLGGIAANAQSSWQPLSSGTTKNLREVFFTSSDTGYVVGEDSVLLRTTDGGNTWVQLNNVSSLFPGNLNDIWMWGNTGMIVPEYHGGDVKQTSNGGNSWMDFPGAPSLCFPDGIFFVNANEGYLFGNGCFNGAFVSRWNGSGWGNAQLLYFGVTAQFENIGITGVAYSPASGRYVAVGDYGKMFSSTDGFSTFDTLSINDTANFTAVDYIGNNSFIAVNDASNFANVWLSTDGGQTFAPDQNFAWTFYYPGFLDFEALPNGFAVAGGYSMTTGAGFLQTRAATGGWSAGSYDAVDQIVRGVFVVDSTLAFAVGDSGAIYRYALTASVGLHNEVAPEINVYPNPVQMQDNVVISSLRNHAVKIDVTDVAGKLLYTLRDERFTGVVSVSAFTQMPGVYMMHVQDDSGLKATARIVVTR is encoded by the coding sequence ATGAGACCTCTTCAATTTCTTATTCTGATGTGTGTGCTGCTTGGTGGAATAGCCGCAAACGCACAAAGCAGCTGGCAGCCGCTTAGTTCGGGTACCACTAAAAATTTGCGTGAAGTATTTTTCACCTCATCTGATACTGGTTATGTGGTAGGAGAAGACAGTGTGTTGCTGCGTACTACAGATGGTGGAAATACCTGGGTGCAACTGAACAATGTGAGTTCACTTTTCCCGGGAAATCTGAATGATATATGGATGTGGGGAAATACGGGAATGATAGTGCCCGAATATCACGGCGGCGATGTGAAGCAAACCTCCAATGGTGGCAACAGCTGGATGGATTTTCCCGGTGCACCGTCGCTTTGTTTTCCTGACGGAATATTTTTTGTGAATGCCAATGAAGGTTACTTGTTTGGCAACGGCTGCTTCAATGGTGCATTTGTGTCGCGCTGGAATGGAAGCGGCTGGGGCAATGCGCAACTGCTTTATTTTGGTGTGACCGCGCAGTTTGAAAATATAGGTATAACCGGTGTGGCTTACAGTCCGGCTTCAGGTCGTTATGTAGCTGTTGGCGATTATGGAAAAATGTTTTCGTCAACCGATGGTTTCAGCACGTTTGATACACTGAGCATAAACGATACCGCCAATTTTACGGCGGTGGATTACATTGGCAACAATTCGTTTATTGCGGTGAATGATGCTTCGAATTTTGCCAACGTATGGCTATCAACCGACGGCGGACAAACCTTTGCGCCGGATCAGAATTTTGCATGGACATTTTACTATCCAGGCTTTCTTGATTTTGAGGCGCTGCCCAACGGTTTTGCGGTGGCCGGCGGTTACAGCATGACCACCGGCGCCGGATTTTTGCAAACCCGTGCGGCCACCGGCGGCTGGTCTGCAGGCAGCTATGATGCTGTGGACCAGATTGTACGCGGCGTGTTTGTGGTTGACAGCACACTTGCATTTGCTGTAGGCGACAGTGGTGCCATTTACCGTTATGCACTAACCGCCAGCGTGGGATTGCATAACGAAGTTGCACCAGAAATAAATGTGTATCCCAACCCGGTGCAGATGCAGGACAATGTGGTGATAAGCAGCCTGCGCAACCATGCCGTGAAAATTGATGTGACCGATGTAGCCGGTAAACTGCTCTACACTCTGCGCGACGAGCGTTTTACAGGCGTTGTATCCGTGTCGGCCTTTACGCAAATGCCCGGCGTATATATGATGCACGTACAGGACGATTCCGGACTGAAAGCCACTGCACGAATAGTGGTAACCCGATAA
- a CDS encoding transcriptional regulator has protein sequence MKPFKELDPLLHSQLRLAVVSVLAGVKEAEFNYLKEVTASTAGNLSVQLTKLKDAGYITVEKSFRDNYPLTQCRLTAKGRKAFTEYVDALQQYINRK, from the coding sequence ATGAAACCGTTTAAGGAACTCGATCCTTTGCTGCATTCGCAACTCAGGCTTGCCGTGGTATCAGTGCTGGCCGGAGTGAAAGAGGCCGAGTTCAATTACCTCAAGGAAGTTACCGCCTCCACTGCGGGCAACCTCAGTGTGCAACTCACCAAACTCAAAGACGCTGGCTACATCACCGTCGAAAAATCGTTCCGCGACAATTATCCGCTCACCCAGTGCCGCCTTACGGCAAAAGGCCGCAAGGCGTTTACCGAATACGTGGACGCACTTCAGCAATACATCAACAGAAAATAA
- a CDS encoding 2TM domain-containing protein, with the protein MNTQPTDQRDHDLWKQAKKRVSFRRHLAAYVIVNSFLWCMWFFTGAETDHGFPWPVFPMLGWGIGLAFDYYGAYHSPGNDAVSREYEKLKNKSR; encoded by the coding sequence ATGAACACACAACCAACCGATCAGCGCGATCACGATCTCTGGAAACAGGCGAAAAAACGCGTAAGCTTTCGCCGCCATCTTGCCGCTTACGTAATCGTAAACAGCTTTCTCTGGTGCATGTGGTTCTTTACCGGTGCTGAAACAGACCATGGTTTTCCGTGGCCCGTATTCCCCATGCTCGGCTGGGGCATCGGTCTCGCGTTCGACTATTACGGCGCTTATCACAGCCCCGGCAATGATGCGGTATCACGCGAATATGAAAAGCTGAAAAATAAATCGCGCTGA
- a CDS encoding GMC family oxidoreductase — MNEPDVLVVGAGCTGVMAARTLAEAGLQVLLLDGGVRNNNALPQPGADFITLRQTDAQQHRYFLGDAFESVPQGQIGTGAQLTPARRYLIAHTERWLQLLSDTFAPIESLAEGGLGGGWGLGCCVFSDAELQAAGLPAAVMHAAAQTVCNRIGISATADDAQPYTFAHLTGTQPSVPPDALAQKLLSRYTTQRSALHKNGFVLGRPALALLTQHKDHRRATQLRDMEFYDNLGHAAWRPQVELEQLRKLPNLHIESGWLVTRFTSTENGVSVEATHIHNGTKKTVQAKRLVLSPGVLGTARIVLRSLPGGQSQKLPLLCNPYTYMPCLVPSMLGKNMNQHNISYAQLSLFHDPGGTQRSIAMASLYTYRSLLLFRLLHETPLNFRDGRILQQYLLPALLIAGIHHPETPGSEQWLQLAPSSVSPTGDVLTASYIRGAEKDNEVRNREQLYIKALRRLGAWKLKTVHPGHGSSIHYAGCLPFSQHENAFTLHPSGRLHGTANVFVADGSGFTFLPAKGLTLSLMANAHRVAQNVISS, encoded by the coding sequence ATGAATGAGCCTGACGTGCTTGTGGTAGGTGCCGGGTGCACCGGCGTAATGGCAGCGCGCACGCTGGCCGAAGCCGGCCTGCAGGTGCTGCTGCTCGACGGCGGTGTGCGCAACAATAATGCGCTGCCTCAGCCCGGGGCCGATTTCATTACACTCCGGCAAACCGATGCGCAGCAGCACCGCTACTTTCTGGGCGATGCATTTGAGAGTGTGCCGCAGGGGCAAATCGGCACCGGCGCACAGCTCACACCTGCGCGCCGCTACCTCATTGCGCATACCGAACGCTGGCTGCAGCTGCTTTCCGATACATTTGCCCCCATCGAAAGTCTGGCCGAAGGCGGACTGGGTGGTGGCTGGGGCCTTGGCTGCTGCGTGTTTTCCGATGCCGAGCTGCAGGCCGCCGGCTTACCCGCTGCAGTCATGCACGCCGCTGCGCAAACCGTGTGCAACCGCATCGGCATAAGCGCCACGGCCGACGATGCGCAGCCTTACACCTTTGCGCACCTCACCGGCACACAACCCTCTGTTCCGCCCGATGCACTGGCGCAAAAACTGCTCAGCCGCTACACCACACAGCGCAGCGCATTACACAAAAACGGCTTCGTACTTGGCCGCCCGGCGCTGGCGCTGCTCACGCAACACAAAGACCACCGCCGCGCCACACAGCTGCGCGACATGGAGTTTTACGACAACCTCGGCCACGCTGCCTGGCGTCCGCAGGTAGAGCTTGAACAGCTGCGCAAGTTACCCAACCTGCATATCGAAAGCGGCTGGCTCGTTACGCGCTTCACATCAACCGAAAATGGTGTTAGCGTAGAAGCCACACACATTCACAACGGCACAAAAAAAACAGTTCAGGCCAAACGGCTTGTGCTTTCGCCCGGTGTGCTCGGTACAGCGCGCATTGTACTGCGTTCGCTGCCCGGCGGACAATCGCAAAAACTTCCGCTGCTCTGCAATCCTTACACCTACATGCCCTGCCTTGTTCCGTCAATGCTGGGCAAGAACATGAATCAGCACAACATTTCCTACGCGCAGCTTTCGCTGTTTCATGATCCCGGTGGCACGCAGCGCAGCATTGCCATGGCTTCGCTTTATACGTACCGCTCGTTGCTGCTGTTCAGATTGCTGCACGAAACGCCGCTAAATTTCCGCGACGGGCGCATCCTTCAGCAATATCTGCTTCCGGCCTTACTCATTGCCGGCATTCATCACCCCGAAACGCCCGGCAGCGAACAATGGCTGCAACTTGCACCTTCGTCCGTTTCACCCACCGGCGATGTGCTTACGGCCAGCTACATACGTGGCGCAGAAAAAGACAATGAAGTGCGCAACCGCGAGCAGCTCTACATCAAAGCCCTTCGCCGTCTTGGTGCGTGGAAACTCAAAACCGTGCATCCCGGTCACGGCTCCAGCATCCACTATGCGGGGTGTTTGCCTTTCAGCCAGCACGAAAATGCCTTTACGCTGCATCCTTCAGGCCGCCTGCACGGCACCGCCAATGTGTTTGTGGCCGACGGCAGCGGCTTTACCTTTTTGCCTGCCAAAGGCCTCACACTTTCGCTCATGGCCAATGCGCACCGCGTGGCACAAAATGTAATCAGCTCATGA
- a CDS encoding NAD(P)-dependent oxidoreductase — translation MSAPVIVITGANGFIGSAAAAYFAALGWQVVTAGRTPHRSGYAHLAFNLESERPLQADLPQNTDVVLHAAYLTLTQNNRAYELNRAGTQALLHAAAQCGATQFIFLSSLSAKAGAVSVYGRQKFACEKMVLAQNGCVVRPGLVIGNGGLFAQMHTHLAAGRRIPLFNGGQQPLQTVYINDLLEALHIIITQQRKGAYTIATPQSIPYRQFFEIMARHLDKPARFLHFPLAPVKLMLRIARKLGIRLAAGDDNLAGLQSMQHVASESDLHTLGLTLKTAEESIAALQS, via the coding sequence ATGAGTGCGCCGGTAATTGTCATTACAGGAGCCAATGGCTTTATTGGCAGCGCCGCCGCCGCTTACTTTGCCGCGCTTGGCTGGCAGGTGGTTACAGCAGGCCGCACACCGCACCGCAGCGGCTACGCACACCTTGCATTTAACCTCGAAAGCGAAAGACCGCTGCAAGCAGATTTGCCGCAAAACACGGATGTTGTTTTGCATGCTGCATACCTCACACTCACGCAAAACAACCGCGCATACGAACTCAACCGCGCAGGCACACAAGCCTTGCTCCATGCAGCAGCGCAGTGCGGGGCAACACAGTTTATCTTTCTCTCCAGCCTCTCGGCCAAAGCCGGTGCGGTTTCGGTGTACGGCCGACAGAAGTTTGCCTGCGAAAAAATGGTGCTTGCACAAAACGGCTGCGTGGTGCGTCCCGGCTTAGTGATTGGTAACGGTGGCTTGTTTGCACAAATGCACACACACCTTGCGGCGGGCAGGCGCATACCACTTTTCAACGGCGGGCAGCAGCCGCTGCAAACTGTTTACATCAATGATTTGCTGGAGGCGCTGCACATCATTATCACACAACAGCGCAAAGGTGCATACACCATTGCCACGCCGCAAAGCATTCCCTACCGGCAGTTTTTCGAAATTATGGCAAGGCACCTCGACAAGCCGGCACGTTTCCTTCATTTTCCGCTTGCTCCTGTAAAACTTATGCTCCGCATTGCACGCAAACTGGGCATTCGCCTCGCCGCCGGCGACGATAATCTGGCCGGTTTACAAAGCATGCAACACGTGGCCAGCGAAAGCGATTTGCATACGCTTGGTCTCACCCTCAAAACTGCCGAAGAAAGTATTGCCGCCCTTCAATCCTGA
- a CDS encoding tRNA-binding protein: MPTIHDFEQLDIRTGTIIKAEPFPEARKPAIKLHIDFGELGVKKSSAQVTVSYTPEMLMGRQIVAVVNFPPRQIGKFVSEVLVLGALGEGCDVILLRPDRVVENGLRIA, encoded by the coding sequence ATGCCAACCATTCACGATTTCGAACAACTCGACATACGCACCGGCACAATCATAAAAGCCGAGCCGTTTCCGGAAGCCCGAAAGCCCGCCATCAAGCTGCATATTGACTTTGGCGAACTTGGCGTAAAAAAATCATCGGCGCAGGTTACGGTGTCTTACACGCCCGAAATGCTGATGGGCAGGCAGATTGTGGCGGTAGTGAATTTTCCGCCGCGACAGATCGGTAAGTTTGTGTCGGAAGTATTAGTGCTGGGCGCGCTGGGCGAAGGCTGTGATGTGATTTTGCTGCGGCCTGACAGGGTAGTAGAAAACGGTTTGCGCATTGCCTGA
- a CDS encoding methionine adenosyltransferase encodes MSYLFTSESVSEGHPDKVADQISDAIIDAFLTHDPNAKVACETFVTTGLVVIGGEIKTTPEAKGKVDVQEIARDVIRRIGYTKSEYQFDAISCGILNALHEQSSDINQGVERGKEAEQGAGDQGMMFGFACRETDNLMPLPLELSHMLLRELAKIRREGKTMKYLRPDAKSQVTIEYDDNGTPKRIDTIVVSTQHDEFGTDKKMLDQIRKDIINVLVPRVKKQLPARVQKLFGKDIKFHINPTGKFVIGGPHGDTGLTGRKIIVDTYGGRGAHGGGAFSGKDSSKVDRSAAYATRHIAKNLVAAGVADECLVQVAYAIGVAEPVGLYVNTYGTSKVKMSDGEIAAKVAKLVDMKPAAIVKRFGLKNPIYGETAAYGHMGRTPGVKTVNGKKYETFGWEKLELVPAFKKAFGTK; translated from the coding sequence ATGTCTTATCTCTTCACTTCCGAGTCAGTTTCGGAAGGTCACCCCGATAAGGTGGCCGATCAGATTTCAGATGCTATTATTGACGCATTTCTGACACACGATCCCAACGCCAAAGTGGCTTGTGAAACTTTTGTAACCACCGGCCTCGTGGTAATTGGCGGCGAAATCAAAACCACTCCCGAAGCCAAAGGCAAAGTGGATGTGCAGGAAATTGCCCGCGATGTAATACGCCGTATCGGTTACACCAAATCAGAATACCAGTTTGATGCTATTTCCTGCGGCATTCTCAATGCCCTGCACGAACAGTCGTCAGACATTAATCAGGGTGTGGAGCGCGGCAAGGAAGCCGAGCAGGGCGCCGGCGATCAGGGAATGATGTTTGGTTTTGCCTGCCGCGAAACCGACAACCTCATGCCGCTTCCGCTCGAACTTTCGCACATGCTCCTGCGCGAGCTTGCGAAAATCCGCCGCGAAGGCAAAACCATGAAGTATCTCCGCCCCGATGCCAAATCGCAGGTAACCATTGAATACGATGACAATGGCACACCCAAGCGTATTGACACCATTGTGGTAAGCACCCAGCACGACGAGTTTGGCACCGACAAGAAAATGCTCGACCAGATTCGCAAAGACATTATCAATGTACTTGTGCCGCGTGTGAAAAAACAACTTCCTGCCCGCGTACAGAAACTGTTTGGCAAAGACATCAAGTTCCATATCAACCCCACCGGCAAATTCGTAATCGGTGGCCCGCACGGCGATACCGGTCTTACCGGCCGCAAAATTATTGTGGATACCTACGGCGGTCGTGGTGCACACGGTGGCGGTGCTTTTTCGGGCAAAGACAGCTCGAAAGTTGACCGCTCTGCAGCCTACGCTACACGTCACATTGCCAAAAACCTGGTAGCCGCCGGCGTTGCCGACGAGTGTCTTGTGCAGGTAGCTTACGCCATTGGCGTAGCCGAGCCCGTGGGCCTCTACGTAAACACCTACGGCACCTCGAAAGTGAAAATGAGCGATGGCGAAATTGCCGCCAAAGTGGCCAAGCTGGTTGATATGAAACCCGCTGCCATTGTAAAACGCTTCGGCCTCAAAAATCCGATCTACGGCGAGACCGCTGCATACGGCCACATGGGCCGCACGCCCGGTGTAAAAACCGTAAACGGCAAGAAGTACGAAACCTTCGGCTGGGAAAAGCTTGAACTCGTTCCTGCTTTCAAAAAAGCATTTGGTACGAAGTAA
- the gldA gene encoding gliding motility-associated ABC transporter ATP-binding subunit GldA, whose protein sequence is MSIKVEYISKLYGKQRALDNVSFEVKTGEIVGFLGPNGAGKSTMMKILTCFIPQDAGQASVNGFDVASQSIDVRRCVGYLPEHNPLYLDMYVKEYLEFIAGIHKLPNKKQRVDEMVQLTGLEIEQHKRIGMLSKGYRQRVGLAQALIHDPAVLILDEPTTGLDPNQLAEIRELIRRIGQQKTVMLSTHIMQEVEALCNRVIIINQGRIVANDDTANLQQTSQNRMVVVVEFDKEPNRHDLKRLPGVEEVQHVRGHVWQIITSAEKDIRPDLFRFAVDNKLTVLEMQREERKIEDVFKELTGKKK, encoded by the coding sequence GTGTCTATAAAAGTTGAATATATCTCCAAGCTCTACGGTAAGCAACGAGCACTTGACAATGTATCGTTTGAAGTGAAAACGGGTGAAATTGTGGGGTTTCTCGGGCCCAACGGTGCCGGCAAATCAACCATGATGAAAATTCTCACCTGCTTTATTCCGCAAGATGCCGGGCAGGCTTCGGTAAACGGTTTCGACGTGGCTTCACAGTCTATCGACGTGCGGCGCTGCGTGGGGTATTTGCCCGAACACAATCCGCTTTACCTGGATATGTATGTGAAAGAATATCTCGAGTTTATTGCAGGCATTCACAAACTGCCCAATAAAAAGCAGCGTGTGGATGAAATGGTGCAGCTTACCGGCCTCGAAATTGAGCAGCACAAACGCATCGGAATGCTTTCAAAAGGCTATCGCCAGCGTGTGGGCCTTGCGCAGGCACTCATTCACGACCCGGCCGTGCTTATTCTCGACGAACCCACCACCGGTCTCGACCCCAACCAGCTTGCCGAAATCCGCGAACTCATCCGCCGCATCGGGCAGCAAAAAACCGTAATGCTTTCTACCCACATTATGCAGGAAGTGGAAGCACTTTGCAACCGTGTAATTATCATCAATCAGGGCCGCATTGTAGCCAACGATGATACTGCAAACCTGCAGCAAACAAGCCAGAACCGTATGGTGGTGGTGGTGGAATTCGACAAGGAGCCCAACCGCCACGACCTGAAGCGCCTGCCCGGGGTGGAAGAAGTGCAGCATGTGCGCGGCCATGTATGGCAAATTATCACCTCCGCCGAAAAAGACATCCGCCCCGATTTATTCCGCTTTGCAGTGGACAACAAACTCACCGTGCTGGAAATGCAGCGCGAGGAGCGGAAAATTGAGGATGTGTTTAAAGAGCTTACCGGGAAGAAAAAGTAA
- the rsgA gene encoding ribosome small subunit-dependent GTPase A encodes MNALTGTVIKSTGSWYLVHLDSGLSVECRIKGQFRIKGLNTKNTNPLAVGDRVEVQHERSGDYVIDKLHERTNYIIRRSTKLSKQTHIIAANINRAYVMATLIEPRTSTGFIDRFLVTAEAYSIPASIIFNKRDLLDEELCEYVEALMQLYRGLGYGCWFISATDATAVNALREEMSHQVSLIAGHSGVGKSTLINALRPDLDLRTGKLSEAHSKGMHTTTFAEMHRLGEGWIIDTPGIKEFGIVDLERAELSHFFPEMRERFGQCRFNNCLHLNEPGCAVRDAVENSEIALTRYECYLAILNGDELEKEYE; translated from the coding sequence ATGAATGCTTTAACTGGAACAGTAATTAAATCGACCGGAAGCTGGTATCTGGTACATCTCGACAGTGGTTTGTCGGTTGAATGCCGTATCAAGGGGCAGTTTCGCATCAAGGGACTGAACACCAAGAATACCAACCCGCTGGCAGTGGGCGATCGTGTAGAAGTGCAGCATGAGCGCAGCGGTGATTATGTAATTGACAAACTTCACGAGCGCACGAATTACATCATCAGGCGAAGCACCAAACTTTCGAAACAAACGCACATTATTGCGGCCAATATCAACCGGGCTTATGTAATGGCTACACTCATTGAGCCACGTACATCAACCGGCTTCATCGACCGTTTTCTGGTCACTGCAGAGGCGTATTCCATTCCGGCTTCCATCATTTTCAACAAACGCGATTTGCTTGATGAGGAGCTCTGCGAATATGTAGAGGCGCTTATGCAATTGTATCGCGGTTTGGGATACGGCTGCTGGTTTATTTCGGCTACCGACGCAACAGCAGTAAACGCCTTGCGCGAGGAAATGAGCCATCAGGTAAGCCTTATTGCAGGGCATTCGGGTGTGGGAAAAAGCACACTCATCAATGCACTGCGACCCGATCTTGATTTGCGCACGGGCAAACTATCGGAGGCACACAGCAAGGGTATGCACACCACCACATTTGCCGAAATGCACCGCCTGGGCGAAGGCTGGATTATTGATACGCCCGGCATCAAGGAATTTGGCATTGTGGACCTGGAGCGGGCCGAGCTCTCACATTTCTTTCCCGAAATGCGCGAACGTTTCGGACAGTGCCGTTTTAATAACTGCCTGCACCTGAACGAACCCGGCTGCGCCGTGCGTGATGCGGTGGAGAACAGCGAAATTGCCCTTACCCGCTACGAGTGTTACCTTGCCATCCTCAATGGCGATGAACTCGAAAAGGAATACGAATAA
- a CDS encoding T9SS type A sorting domain-containing protein: protein MKTIMKTLITSALMCISTYASADSQTSTYTTGKKMLGYSMVATTLNPRDVVAGGTLVTSTNPPSDTADIEVLKYDNDNRILWSIRINGGTNEYCYNVNSYDFGGSNNGYILSGASLEGGVLRPHIWLIDQSGNLINHKYYTSGTLAGNALHAFQTQDGNFLVTGFYYAGTLSSNAKQGVAIKLNQSLNVVWRKFVNTTSTNGSNDWDMCEFGIETSLGYFITGSRNQSNSTGGVKSVLAIWLDKTTGAISFNRSYKASSSTANEVGASAAYNATTNKLYVLSNNSSSRGFLVTEFTIITTPASVSVPTTNRRYNYLDPAIIDAYGYSIKIDNTNSNVLMVAGMLAGESVTDALGNTALSKVPFIADLNLTNGTVNYDRYHEIPCAGLNGFGTPFMTLGGSTSMPDIFTPEILISRRNTENYYFGYRREYNPDIRLELIRVANPTPGLVCSSPDVSLDFISNNITTQSTATVANGTFATVIPPLEVISVFFPKSQINCFEAPCVNEVANAGADQICFGSAIGSPALPGATYVWTSVPTTGITFSSMTVAQPVITSVTGSHTLTVTMTNRCKEVSTDVMTITNSGCRLAGTANNSGEQQQANVFPNPGNGTFTFNYQAEETDAVQVQILDMSGRTVAVRSLTASGQQLTFDELSDGIYIYQLTINSKMVKQDRLIINR, encoded by the coding sequence ATGAAAACAATTATGAAAACTTTAATCACTTCTGCGCTAATGTGCATATCCACTTACGCCAGCGCAGACAGTCAAACATCTACTTATACTACAGGAAAAAAAATGCTCGGCTATTCAATGGTCGCGACCACTCTCAATCCAAGGGATGTTGTTGCCGGCGGCACGTTAGTTACCAGCACCAACCCACCTTCTGACACGGCAGATATTGAAGTATTAAAATATGATAATGATAACAGAATTCTTTGGAGTATAAGAATTAATGGTGGCACTAATGAATATTGCTACAATGTGAACAGCTATGACTTTGGAGGATCGAATAATGGTTATATTTTATCTGGTGCGTCGTTAGAGGGTGGTGTTCTTCGTCCGCATATCTGGCTTATAGACCAGTCAGGGAATTTAATTAATCATAAGTATTATACCAGCGGAACACTTGCAGGAAATGCGTTGCATGCGTTTCAGACACAAGATGGTAATTTCCTGGTCACTGGTTTTTATTATGCAGGTACACTAAGCAGCAACGCTAAACAAGGTGTTGCCATCAAATTAAACCAGAGTCTTAATGTAGTTTGGCGGAAATTTGTAAATACTACATCAACAAATGGTTCAAATGACTGGGATATGTGTGAGTTTGGAATTGAAACATCGTTGGGATATTTTATTACAGGCTCACGCAATCAAAGTAATTCTACCGGCGGCGTAAAATCAGTGTTAGCAATCTGGTTAGATAAAACAACAGGAGCAATTTCATTCAACAGATCATATAAAGCTTCATCATCGACTGCAAATGAAGTGGGTGCATCTGCTGCTTATAATGCAACCACCAATAAACTGTATGTGCTTTCCAACAACTCAAGCTCACGTGGTTTTCTAGTTACTGAATTTACCATTATCACTACCCCTGCTTCAGTTTCTGTCCCTACTACAAATCGCAGATATAATTATCTTGATCCGGCAATTATTGATGCTTATGGTTATTCGATCAAAATAGATAACACAAATTCGAACGTACTTATGGTTGCCGGTATGCTGGCGGGAGAAAGTGTTACTGATGCTTTGGGAAATACTGCGCTTAGTAAAGTTCCGTTTATTGCAGATCTAAATCTTACCAATGGTACTGTAAATTATGACCGTTATCATGAAATTCCGTGTGCCGGCCTTAATGGTTTTGGCACACCCTTTATGACTCTTGGTGGCTCAACGAGTATGCCAGATATATTCACACCTGAAATTTTAATTTCTCGCCGAAATACTGAAAATTATTACTTCGGCTATCGTCGTGAGTATAATCCAGATATTCGTCTTGAACTCATCAGAGTTGCCAACCCTACACCTGGGTTGGTATGCAGCTCCCCGGATGTTTCTCTTGATTTTATATCAAATAATATTACTACACAATCAACGGCTACAGTTGCTAATGGAACCTTTGCCACTGTGATCCCACCGCTAGAGGTAATATCTGTCTTTTTCCCAAAATCACAAATTAACTGTTTTGAAGCTCCCTGCGTAAATGAAGTGGCAAATGCAGGCGCGGATCAGATATGTTTTGGCAGCGCAATTGGATCTCCAGCACTACCCGGAGCCACTTATGTTTGGACTTCGGTTCCCACTACCGGAATTACATTCAGCAGTATGACAGTAGCACAACCTGTTATTACTTCTGTTACCGGATCTCATACATTAACCGTTACAATGACGAACCGTTGTAAAGAAGTATCGACTGATGTAATGACTATTACAAACAGCGGATGTCGTTTGGCCGGAACTGCCAATAATAGTGGGGAACAACAACAAGCTAATGTATTCCCGAATCCGGGCAACGGAACATTCACATTCAACTACCAAGCCGAGGAAACAGATGCCGTTCAGGTACAGATACTCGACATGAGCGGACGTACTGTTGCTGTGCGCAGCCTCACTGCTTCAGGCCAGCAGCTTACATTCGATGAACTTTCTGACGGCATTTATATTTACCAGCTTACAATAAATAGTAAGATGGTCAAACAAGATCGTCTTATCATTAACCGATAG
- a CDS encoding response regulator transcription factor, which produces MYKHLKAVLVDDEPLLTSVLSNLLQHHCPHIEILATFNSPDEALEAIPDLSFDLLFVDVEMSVMTGFELLGKIGIHSFEVIFVTAHDTYAVKAFRYNALDYLLKPVDVHELIAAVKKIEKKVLFDVTPPRLHLPEQSASNEIPQRLPVASSDGIHIIDIENILYMEASSNYTTFHFRQGKSITASRNLAFFESQLSKVRFFRAHNSFLIQLRYITRYIRGEGGFVEMIDGRQLEVSRRRKADLLRILNIS; this is translated from the coding sequence ATGTATAAACATCTCAAGGCTGTGCTTGTCGATGATGAACCATTGCTAACAAGTGTACTTAGCAATTTACTTCAACATCATTGTCCTCATATAGAAATACTGGCTACATTCAATTCGCCTGACGAAGCACTGGAAGCGATACCTGATTTATCGTTTGATTTGCTTTTTGTAGATGTTGAAATGTCGGTAATGACTGGTTTCGAGTTACTTGGGAAAATAGGAATTCATTCATTCGAAGTTATTTTTGTAACCGCACATGATACGTATGCAGTGAAAGCATTTCGATATAATGCACTCGATTATCTGCTTAAGCCGGTTGATGTGCACGAATTGATAGCTGCGGTTAAAAAAATTGAAAAAAAGGTATTGTTTGATGTTACGCCTCCGCGTCTTCATTTGCCTGAGCAATCAGCATCTAACGAAATACCACAGCGTTTGCCGGTAGCATCTTCAGACGGCATACATATAATTGATATTGAGAATATTCTTTATATGGAAGCATCCTCAAATTACACCACGTTTCATTTCAGACAGGGTAAATCAATTACAGCATCGCGTAATTTGGCTTTCTTTGAAAGTCAGTTATCGAAAGTCAGGTTTTTCAGAGCACACAATAGTTTTCTGATTCAGTTGCGCTACATTACCCGTTATATAAGAGGAGAAGGTGGATTTGTGGAGATGATTGATGGCAGGCAGCTGGAAGTTTCACGAAGACGCAAGGCTGATTTATTGCGGATTTTAAATATTAGCTGA